Proteins from a genomic interval of Verrucomicrobiales bacterium:
- a CDS encoding NAD-dependent deacylase, which produces MKIPAGLIRRLRQVTRVVVLTGAGVSAESGVPTFRDAQTGLWSKYTPEELATPRAFLRNPRLVWEWYAWRRQLVADALPNPAHKALAVMQYRFAEFQLITQNVDGLHQRAGSENVIELHGNIHRTKCFQEGTPVETWAHSEEVPPKCPRCAGPLRPDVVWFEEALPEEAITQASNASQNSEAFLCIGTSSVVYPAAALPIQALKAGATVIEINPQPTPLTERAHFVLPGAAGETLPLLLECLAG; this is translated from the coding sequence ATGAAAATTCCCGCAGGCCTGATTCGGCGACTTCGCCAAGTCACGCGCGTTGTGGTCCTCACCGGGGCCGGGGTCTCGGCAGAGAGCGGAGTACCCACTTTCCGGGACGCACAAACCGGTCTCTGGTCGAAATACACTCCCGAGGAACTGGCGACGCCGCGGGCGTTTTTGCGAAACCCCCGGCTGGTTTGGGAGTGGTACGCCTGGCGTCGTCAACTCGTCGCGGATGCACTCCCGAACCCGGCCCACAAAGCACTCGCAGTCATGCAGTATCGATTCGCAGAATTTCAGCTCATCACCCAAAACGTCGACGGGCTCCATCAGCGAGCCGGAAGTGAGAACGTGATCGAACTGCACGGCAACATCCATCGCACGAAATGCTTTCAGGAGGGAACCCCGGTCGAGACCTGGGCTCACAGCGAGGAGGTGCCACCCAAATGCCCTCGGTGCGCCGGACCGTTACGGCCCGATGTGGTCTGGTTCGAAGAGGCTCTTCCCGAAGAAGCGATAACCCAGGCATCGAATGCCAGCCAAAACAGCGAGGCTTTTCTGTGCATCGGCACTTCCTCCGTGGTGTATCCGGCGGCCGCGTTGCCCATCCAGGCATTGAAGGCCGGAGCAACGGTCATCGAAATCAACCCGCAACCCACGCCGCTTACCGAACGAGCCCACTTCGTTTT